Proteins encoded together in one uncultured Sphaerochaeta sp. window:
- the rfbB gene encoding dTDP-glucose 4,6-dehydratase, translated as MSKTYLVTGGAGFIGSNFIHYILERHQDILVVNVDKLTYAGNLENLKAVMDDERYAFIQADVCDREAMGKLFGQYHIDYVVNFAAESHVDRSITDPGVFVSTNVMGTLNLLDAAKGSWKTGEDTYREGVRFLQVSTDEVYGSLGPEGFFTETTPLDPHSPYSASKASADLLVKAYGDTYKLPVNITRCSNNYGPYQFPEKLIPLMINNCLNKNSLPVYGDGMQVRDWLYVEDHCKAIDLVIRKGTLGEVYNIGGHNEKPNIEIVKSIIAYVAEKVDQSIDERLIKHVTDRKGHDRRYGIDPTKIREALGWEPETMFAEGIRKTIDWYLENRQWMEHVTSGSYQQYYRSMYAGR; from the coding sequence ATGAGCAAGACCTACCTGGTGACCGGAGGGGCCGGCTTCATCGGCTCCAACTTCATCCACTACATCCTTGAGAGGCACCAGGACATCCTGGTGGTGAATGTGGACAAGCTCACCTATGCTGGGAACCTGGAGAACCTGAAGGCTGTCATGGATGATGAGCGGTATGCCTTCATACAGGCCGACGTCTGTGACCGGGAAGCGATGGGAAAGCTGTTCGGGCAGTACCACATTGACTATGTGGTCAACTTCGCCGCAGAGAGCCATGTGGACCGCTCGATCACCGACCCAGGGGTATTCGTGAGCACCAACGTGATGGGGACACTGAATCTCCTGGATGCCGCGAAGGGCTCATGGAAGACAGGGGAGGATACATACCGGGAGGGTGTGAGGTTCCTGCAGGTCTCCACCGACGAGGTATACGGATCCCTCGGGCCTGAGGGGTTCTTCACCGAGACCACCCCCCTGGACCCGCACAGTCCCTACTCGGCAAGCAAGGCCTCGGCCGACCTCCTGGTGAAAGCCTATGGGGATACCTACAAACTTCCGGTGAACATCACCAGGTGCTCGAACAACTACGGCCCCTACCAGTTTCCCGAGAAGCTCATCCCGCTGATGATCAACAACTGCCTGAACAAAAACAGCCTTCCCGTGTACGGGGACGGCATGCAGGTCCGTGACTGGCTGTATGTGGAGGACCACTGCAAGGCGATTGACCTGGTGATCCGGAAGGGAACCCTCGGTGAGGTGTACAACATCGGAGGGCACAACGAGAAACCCAACATCGAGATCGTGAAGAGCATCATAGCCTATGTAGCTGAGAAGGTGGACCAAAGTATAGATGAGCGTCTGATCAAGCACGTTACCGACAGGAAGGGGCATGACCGACGCTACGGCATAGATCCCACCAAGATCAGGGAAGCGTTGGGGTGGGAGCCCGAGACGATGTTTGCAGAAGGGATCAGGAAGACCATCGACTGGTACCTGGAGAACAGGCAGTGGATGGAGCATGTGACCAGTGGTTCCTACCAGCAATACTACCGGTCGATGTACGCAGGCAGATAA